The Acinonyx jubatus isolate Ajub_Pintada_27869175 chromosome B3, VMU_Ajub_asm_v1.0, whole genome shotgun sequence genomic interval atggggaggggcagagatagagggagacacagaatccaaaacaggctccgggctctgagctgtcagcacagagccagatgcagggctcgaacccacgaactgcgagatgatgacccaagctgaagttggatgcttaaccaactgagccacctaggcacccctaattttttgttttttaagtaggctccacacccatgtggagccctatgcggggcgcaaactcacgaccccaagattgagacctgagttgaaatcaagaatcagatacttaaccaaccgagccactcaggcacccctcccattTCTGTTCTAAGtaatcatttttcaatttttagaacatgtgttttttgtttttttttaaagtcactctGGCTGTGAAGAAGAGATCAGAAAGTTATAAGTTAGAAGGCTAATGCCATGGTCCACTGATCATTGATGGTGACTGGGACCTAGGGCATTAGGGTGCTATAATGAAAGTGGTGAGAAATGGTCATATTTAGGAtataggttttttggtttttttttgagagaaagtgcaagcaggggagaggcagagagagagggagagagaaagagaatcttaagcaggctccatgcccagcacagagcccaaagaggctctgtctctgtcccatgtccatgagatcatgacctgacccaaaatcaagagacagacatacaaatcgagagttggacatactcaactgactgagtcatccaggtgcccataggatatattttaaaaatggacttaaCAAAACTTCATTTTGGATTTGTTGATGTTGGGATGTCAAGGAAAAAGAAGGGTCAAGGTTGATTACTAAATTTAGTCCTGAATGAATGATCATACCAATAACATAATGGGGAAGAAGGATGAAGAGTGGATTTGGTATTCTGTTTTCTAGaagttaagtttgagatgcctcttggatttcagatGGAAATAACAAGAAGGTGATATGATATAGTAATATATACCTTAAAGGAGAAATCAGGATTGGAgataatataaatttaagaatcaTTTGATTAGGAGTGGGGTTGTAGCTGGGGCTCAGAGTTAAAAGAGCACCTGGCTCTAGGGGTCCCAAACAGGTAAGATTCAGTTACTGGCTGTTAagaaaaatccaaaggcagagagtgGTGGTGaaacagaaaggaatttatttcaataaGGCCAACACCCAGAAGAcaatggactaaaaaaaaaaaaaaaatcatttcctcccaatatttaaaaataaatggcagttttaaaaagtggaatgaggagggaggggccaaCATCACAGAGCAGTAGGAGGATCCGAACTTCCTTCTTCTCCCAAACAAAGAAGTGTTGAAGCCAAAAGACTTTGAAtcccaagagtctgggaggaaaagaaacagtCGTATTCCCAGGAATCCACTGGAACAACCTGACTGGCCATAGATGCGTGATTgcgaactgggagagataaaatgaatGGAGGGCAGGGATCtgcttctgcagagagacaaaaggaagagaaagagcagctagggaagcataggactgtatctcaacaagagaaaaatctcagaccaggatggagaaagatccaatctctaactgtggggcttgCTCCAGACTGGGGCTGGCTGGCCAGAATGGCACACCTGAGGAGAGGGGGAGCCAGCCCCGGGCTCAGTGGCTAGGTCACGGATgcagtccacagtaggagaaagcaatcccctccctggagtgctgtgggacagGACAAAGCCTGCTTGTTCCCGCCAGCCAGGGACCACATATCGGGTGGCGCAGAGAGGCGCTTCCCCTGTACCGGAACCCAGGGAGCAAgaatttgaatcccagccaagtgccAGGCATAGGAGTTGGGGAAACGAGACAAACTGCTTCATTTACACCCGTGGCACAGTGAGGATGGCTGAAACAGAATGGTTTGGGACACCGGGtctgtggaggagagactgggggggGTCGCTATTTTTCTCCTTAAACCACCAAGGTGAGGCCTCAGGGATCAGACAGCAGGACCCACAGTGGAGGCGAGaccagcctacaccaaaccacgcccctccgCGCCggtaactgcatatctactgGGACAGGGTAGACGCTGaggaaccagacagcccctcctccagacctgcCCTGCTGCATTGCCTGGTTTAATGTATGTAGATACattgttccttccttttctctttcttatctcttccctctagtctggttactctggtttGTTtcagcagacatatttaatccattctcttgatacctgttccacacctccttctttattctcccttctctgtcttgGATTAAGCTGTATTGTTTCTCTCTGAACAAATttaccttctttcatttttccctgccttcttcttaattttcctttctctctctctggattaagccatatagtttatctgtctgggtaactttctttttctttttccccacctcctttattttcctttctctctctctggattaagccatatagtttctctggtgaatttttattctttcttccctcccccccccccccccccccggcccccatcatttctttgtatgggataaggcctctttcatcagcactgcctccaccctgtggtttacttgtagctggtgtttctgtttttttgtttgtctttttttgtttgtgtgtttgtgtgtttttgttttctgtttctctgtttgttttcctttccagggctacttcaacaaatcaaagcacacctggtgggaGGTCCAAAGCATCACCACAAGTAGGGAGACAAAGTAACCCaagtcacaacaacagacagCAAGTAATACTCTCCAAAAAACATCTCCTGAAGGGCCAcaccctggacagtgtatgacccctctttaatatagtagtgcttgcaggagcagggcacataacaagcttttaaaatacataagggacagaaaactagccaaaatggcgaaacggaagaattctcctcaaaagaaattccaggaagaaatgacagctaaagaattgatcaaaacagatataaacaatataactgaacaagaattgagaataatagtcataagattaatctctgggcttgaaaaggCATataagacagcagagaatctattgctgcagagatcaaggaactaaatagtaatgataaatttaaaaatgctataaatgaggtgcaaattGAAATAGAGGTGGTCACAATGAGGagagaagaagcagaggggagaataggtggattagaagataaaattatggaaaaagaggaagctgagaaaaagagataaaaaattctagatcacaaggggagaattagaaaactaagtgattcaatgaaacggaacaatatccgtatcataggagttccagaagaagaacaagagagaaaggggccaaaGGTATACTTGgataaatcatagctgagaacttccccagtCTGCGGAAGGAAGCAAAcactgaaatccaggaggcacaaagaactcccttcagacgtaacttgaatcgatcttatGAACGGcatgtcatagtgaaactggcaaaatacaaagataaagagagaattctgaatgcagctagggataaaccagccttaacatacaagggtagacacataagggtagtagcagacctatctactgaaacttggcaggccctaaaggagtggcaagaaattttcaatgtgatgaacaggaaaaatatgcagccaagaatcctttatccagcaagcctgtcattcagaatagaaggcgagataaaggttttcccatacaaacaaaactgaaggaattcatcagcaataaaccagccctaaaagagatcctacgggggactctgtgagtgaaatgttgcatgGATCACAAAGGacaagagacatcactacaagtatGAAACCtatagataacacaatgactttaaacccatgtctttcaataataatactgagtgtaaatggactaaatgctccaatcaaaagacacagggtatcagaatggattaaaaaaaaaaagacccatctatttgctatctccacgagacccattttagacctgaggacaccttcagattgaaagtgaggagatggagaaccatctatcatgctactggaagtcaaaacaaAGCTGGCGTAGCCATACTTatttcagacaaactagactttaagttaaaggttgtaacaagagatgaagaagggcattatatagtAATCACAGggcctatccatcaggaagagctaacaattataaatgtctatgcaccaaattcagAAGCACCCAGATCTatgaaacaatcacaaacataagcaatcttattggtaagaatgtggtaattgcaggggactttaatactccacctacagcaatggacagatcatctagacagaaaatccataaagaaacaatggccctgaatgatatactAGACTAGATGGtcttgatagatatatttagataaaaaaaaaaaaaaagcataaagcagcagaatatacattcttctcgagtgcacatggaacattctccaaggtagatcacatactgggtcacaaaacagtcctcaataaatataaaagaattgagaccATACCATGCACACGTTGagatcacagtgctatgaaacttggaatcaaccataagaaaagtttggaaagcctccaaatgcatggaggttaaagaacatcctactaaagaacaaatgggtcaaccaggcagttaaagaagaaattttaaaaatatatggaaacaaattaaaatgaaaacacaacaatccaaagcctttaggatgcagcaaaggcagtcctaagaggaaaatacattgcaatccaggcctatctcaagaaacaaaaatccaaaatacaaaatctaacagcacacctaaaggaactagaagcagaacagcaaaggcaccccaaacccagcagaagaagagaaataataaagatcagagcagaaataaacaatatagaataaaaaaaaaaaagacaacaaacaacagatcaatgaaactaagagttggttttttgaaaaaataaacaaaattgataaacctttagccaggcttctcgaaaagaaaagagagaggacataagtagataaaatcacgaatgaaatggcgttattacaaccaatctctcagaaatacaagcaatttatcagagaatactatgaaaaattatatgccaacaaactggacaactggaagaaatggacaaattcctaaacacccacacactaccaaaactcaaactggaagaaaaagaaaatttgaacagacctataactagtaaagaaattgaatcagttatgaaaaatctcccaacaaataagaaccctggaccagatggcttccctcaggaattctaccagacatttaaaacagagttaatacctatccttctcaagctgttccaaaaaatagaaatggaaggaaaacttctggactcattctatgaagccagcattactttgattcccaagccagacagagaccccacaaaaaaggagaactacaggccagtatccctgatgaacatggatgcaaaaattctcaacaagacatcagcaaatcgaattcaacaacatataaaaagagttattcaccatgatgaagtgggattcattcctgggctgcagggctggatcggtattcacaaatcaatcaatgtgatacatcaccgtaagaaagggtaaaaaccatatgatcctgtcaatagatgcagaaaaagcatttgacaaaatacagcatactttctttttttttttttatttaaaaaaaatttttttaaacgtttatttatttttgagacagagagagacagagcatgaatgggggagggtcagagagagggagacacagaatctgaaacaggctccaggctgtgagctgtcagcacagagcctgacgcgggacttgaactcatggaccacgagatcatgacctgagctgaagtcggccgcttaaccgactgagccacccaggtaccccaatacagcatactttcttaataaaaaccctcatgaaattcgggatagaaggaacatacttaaacatcataaaagccatatatgaaaagcccacagctaatatcatcctcagtggagaaaaactgagagcttttcccctgatcAGGAActcaacagggatgtccactctcactgctgttgtttaacatagtgttggaagtcctagcgtagcagtcagacaacaaaatgaaataaaaggcattaaaattggcaaagaagaagtcaaactttcactttttgcagatgacatgatactctacatggaaaacctgaaagactccaccaaaaaacttctagaactgatacattaattcagcaaattcgcagggtacaaaatcagtgtacagaaatcagttgtgtttttatacaccaataatgaagcaacagaaagagaaatcaagaaacccatcccatttacaattgcaccaagaaccataaaatacctaggaataaacctaacgaaagatgtaaaacatctgtatgctgaaaactatagaaagcttatgaaggaaattgaagaagacacaaagaaatggaaaaacattccatatgcttgggaatgcaagctggtgcagccactctgggaaacagtatggaggttcctcaaaaaactaaaaatagaactaccctacgacccagcaattgcactactaggcatttatccaagggatacagtgtgctgtttcaaagggacacatacaccgccatgtttatagcagcactacaaacaatagccaaagtatggaaagagcccaaatatccatcgatggatgaatggataaagaagaagtggtatatacatacaatggagtattactcagcaatcaaaaagaatgaaatcttgccagttgcaactacgtggatggaactggagggtattatgctaagtgaaatcagtcagtcagagaaagacaaaaatcgtatgattttactcatatgaggactttaagagacaaaacagatgaacatgagggaagggaaacaaaaatagtataaaaacagggaggaggacaaaacagaagagattcataaatatggagaacaaactgagggttatgggaagGGTTGCGGGAGGGAGGATGGAGTAAATGagcaaggggcactaaggaatctactcctgaaatcattgttgcactatatgctaatttgtatggaaaatttttaaaataaaaaattaaaaaaaatatcccatatgctcatggattggaagaataaatattgttaaaatggcaatactacccaaagcaatctatacattcagtgtaatcccaatcaaaattgcacccaCATTAtgctcaaagctagaacaaagaatcctaaaatttgtttggaaccacaaaagaccctgaatagccaaagtaatactgaagaagaaaaccaaagcgggaggcatcacagtGCCAGACCTTAGCCTCTAaaacaaagttgtaatcatcaagacaatatggtattggcacaaaaacagacacatagaccagtggaatagaatagagaacgcagaattggacccacaagtatatggctaatctttggcaaatcaggaaagagtatccattggaaaaaagacagtctctttacaaatggtgctaggagaactggacagcaacatgtagaagaatgaaactagaccactttcttacattgtatacaaaaataaactcaaaatagatgaaaaacctaaatctgagacagaaaaccatcaaaaccctagaagaggaagcaggcaacaacttctttgacctcagctgcagcaatttcttacttgacacatctccaaaggcaagggaattaaaagcaaaaatgaactattgggacctcatcaagataaaaagctcctgtactgcaaaggaaacagtcaacaaaactaaaaggcaactgatggattggggaaagatatttgcaaatgaaaatcggataaagggctagtatccaaaatctataaagaactcaccaaactccacacccaaaaaacaaataatccagtgaagaaatgggcagaagacatgaatagacacctctgtaaagaagacgtccagatggccaacagacacatgaaacgatgctcaacttcactcatcagggaaatgcaaatcaaaggcacactgagataccgcctcacactggtcagaatggctaaaatgaacaaatcaggaaactatagatgctggcaaggatgtggagaaatgggaaccctcttgcactattggtgggaatgcaaactggtgcagctgctctggaaaacagtgtggagtttcctcaaaaaattcaaagtagaactccatgacccagcaatagcactgctaggaatttacctaagggatacaggagtgctgatgcataggggcacatgtaccccaatgtttatagcagcgctttcaacaatagccaaattatgcaaagaacctaaatgttcatcaactgatgaatggataaagaagatgtggtttatatgtacaatggaatactacttgacaatgtaatagaataaaatcatgcgatttgcagcaatgtggatgcaactggagggtattgtgctaaatgaaataagtcagagaaagatatcatacgATCCACACTCATATGTGgatgttgagaaacttaacacaagaccacggatgaagggaaggagaaaaaatagagagggaaggaggcaaaccatgagagactcttaaaaactgagaacaaactgagggttgatgggggctgggggagaggagaaagtgggtgatgggcactgaggagggcatttgttgggaggagtactgggtgttgtatgtaagccaacttgacaataaattatattaaaaaaacaaattaaaggagaaatattatataatcatcaatataaaagaagaaagtggaatGAGATTCGATGGCTCAGGAGCCCATATAGCTAGATAAAAGTCTGAGCCACTGGTTACTTTGGCAACTGGATGATGGGTAGAAAAGAACTGTGaggggcaccgaggtggctcagtcagttgagggtctatTGATTTTAGCCCAGGTTATGAACTCaaatggtttgtgggatggagacctgtgcccagctctgtgctgacagtgtggagcctgcttgggattctctttttcatctctctctctccctcccctactcgtgtgcATGCTGtcccttgctttttctctctctcaaaataaacaaataaacttaaaaaaagagaaaactatgagCTAGCCCAGAACAGTGGGAAGGAGAATCAGCCAATGAGGTAGGAGGAaaatcagggacgcctgggtggctcagttggttgagtgtcgggacttcggctcaggtcatgatctcatggattgtgagttcaagcccccatcaggctctgtgttcatagctcagaccctggagcctcctttggattctttgtctccctctctctctgcccctctcccatttgtgctctgtctgtctgtctctctctcaaaaataaacattaaaaaaaggttggGGGGAGGAAAATCAGTGTGGTATCTTGGGAGTTAAGTGAAGAAAGTGCTTCATATATGTAGGTGGTCATCGCCCACCCGGTGCTGTCCTATCCCGGATGCTACAGATAGGTCAAGTAAGGTGGGAACTGAGAACTGACCTGGATTGGCAAGATGAAACCTTTTTGTGACTTTCATAAGAATAGGTTTGTAGAACAATGAAAACTTAATAGGAGTGGGTTAAAGAGAGGAttggggagaaatagagaaagggagTATAGACAATTTTCTGgaggagtttatttttttagatttttaaattttttttgtttttacttttatttgcatttattttatgtagaaTTTACTCCCGGGCCGTAGTTTTTatttcctcagtttcttctgggaaatgcttttttttctgtgaaaacttTTCTGGTTTAGGAACTATTTGCTCTTTTTCAGTAAGGATTATCTCAGTGTGACAGAGAGAGCTCACATATGGGTTAATCTGACCGTGAGCCCTGTAAGTTCTACACCACATCTTGGTGGCTTTGTTCACCTGGATTTGTTCAATGGCTAGAGGATCTACATCTAAATCCTTAAGTTCACTATTACTCTCCACATTTTTAAGCCTGTGCAGTAAAAATTCCACATTCTTTTTGGGCCACCAACCCTGTGTCCATCCCCACTGTTTGGCCTGGACATACCTACCAACTCCACCAGTATAGTGATAGAATGGCACACATCGCTTCTGCAAAGTGACATCTTTGAGATACTTGGTGGCTTTTTGGATATGCATACCCTTCATGGCCTGGGCAGTTTCATGTGTATTCTTAAAGTGGACACGAAGATTTGTACTTTTTGATTTGCATGATTGTGTAGAGTTTTCTGGACCAAGTGAATAGTGAACCGTTGTCAGAGATCACCTTAGGCCGCTATGGGAAgagctggttctttttttttttttttttttaaagaagagtggTAAAACAGGAAAGGGGCTGAAAGGGAAGTAAAATCCTTccttagtttattccttttttttttaatggcagttATTATAGCATGCTTGTGTACTGATGGTAATGCTCTAggagacatgaaaaaaaatgataatgtagGACAGAGGAAGAATAATTCAAGGAGCCACATTCTTGCATAGCCATCAAGGAAAGGAACCTGGGCACAAATGATGGGGTTAGCCCATTCTTTAAGAGCAAGAACACTTTATCCATTGTAACTGAGAAAAGGCAGAATTAAGTGGAGACAGATACAGGGAAGCATTTAGGTTTGGTGGTGGGAAGTTGAAGTTctctcattgcttttattttctcagtgcaGAAAGAGGCAAGGCCTTTTGCTGGGAGTGCAGAATGGTGTTGGAGTTTGAGGAGAGAAGAGGACAAGTGAAATAATAGTTaccatggagagggagagagggaaactaGCATCAGCAAAATAGATTGCTGGCCTGTGCTGAAAGCTCATTTGAGTATTATGGCAATTTAAGGGGAGGTTGTCAGgacagttgtttgtttttctccagacACCTTTAATTGCTTGTTTAGATTTACAGGTTAGTCTGAGAGTTGGTTTTAACCTGGGTGAGGATCTGGTTAGCACTGTGAAAGAGCAAGAGGAGAGAACTGAGAGAACATTATTGTGGGTGAACATAGTTCAGGCTGTGTGAGGAATGAACTTTCCCTTTATTTACATATCACTAGCTGGTTCCTTTTAAGATTTCAGTAAgattttcatagttttctttaaatctcaaataaaattaatttcatactTTTTGGATCATGATTATGATTGAAATCATTTTCTCATATTGTTCCACTAATATCAAATCAAAAGTTGCTTTTGTAGATTTGTTTTATGTAGtacaattttgtttaatttattcattccttttaagAAACTTAAGTTGAAACACTTAGATTTTCTAGGTATGCtgtcatgttatctgcaaaaatcagtattttgatTTTGTCTTGCCATATGTGTTCcagaagaatgtaaaaaaaaaaaaaacataaaaattttaaggaagaatATTAAAACATCTGTGGCCTCCATCTATGTTAAGAAATATCTTATTACCACCTTACATcccaccccttttttttccctcaagcaGTATGGTCTAATTGAAGTTACTGCgaggatggaaatgttctgtatctatactcatatggtagccactagctacatggagctgttgagcacttgaaatgtggccagagCAAGTGAgggactgaattttaaatttcatttatttattttctctctgtgttgttttttatttgagagagacagaatgggggagagggatgagggggagagagagagggagggagttgagagggagggagggagagagagagagagagaggagagagaatcttaagcaggctccatgttcagcaagGAGTTTGACACAGGGCCCAATCATcgcataaccctgggatcatgacctgagctgaaatcaagagtcagacctcaatggactgagccacccaggtgccccttaaattttgtttagttttaggTTGCTATTTTATTGGCCATTGCAGCTTTACACATAACCtccattctaaaatttgtattaaatCTTCTCTCTTTTGTAGACCTGACAGTACTTGTTTTGGAGTATGGAGCAGATTCAGGGAGCTATTGTAAAATAGTACAGTTGTCATATGGCCTTCACCTAGTTTCTCCTGGTGATAATATCTTACATAATTGTAGTACGTTGTCCAAACTAGGAAGGAGATATTGGTATACGATTATCACCTTAAGTGCAGACCTGACCTGAGTCagctttcactattttttttttacatgagggAAGAGAGTATGTGAAACTTTATCACATGTATTGATTTGTACACCCAACACCACAATCTATGGATACAACACACAATATGTGGACACAATCTATTATATCTATAATCTATTGTATACAATCTATTGTATCCATAGATACATGTATACAGTCTAGGATACAAAACTATTGCATCACCACAAGGAAATTCcctcaaaacataaatataaattatttaccATACTTAGTATTCTTAGTATAGGACCATCAGAATGCATTACAACGGGAATGATGTATAGTCTCTGTTGCACTACTAGTGAGTTGTTTATATGGTTGCTTTTGAGACCCTCTACTATTTAACTCTACTATTTAACTTTGAGATGTATTAGTTACATTAAATAGGGATGTGTGAGGCACATAGAAGTCCTGAGCTGCGTACATTTAcagtattctgttccatttagcTTCAGAGTTGAACTTTTGTTTACTTAATAATTTGAATCGTCATGTTCATTattgtttcttcctgatttgaaGTATGCCTTAATTTCCTCACTCCATCTGGGTCTCATGTTGATCCTTTGTATCTCAACTCTTGCAatggcttgttttcttttcctgcttcctttctgcTATTCAGTTGAAACTTCTAGTGCCTAGGGTTATGGTGACCtacttaacaaaatttttaagagtcCATTTCTCTGTTAGCACCCCACAATTTCAGCTATTTTCTTACTTCCATTGGGGGCTATATTACATAGTTCTCCATGCTTTCCACCCACTCTCTGATCTCTTCCCTTTGGTTAGCAATAGGTCTGGGCTCATTTCTCCagttcttcccttctccttctagATTTATTCTCCCCGGAGCTCATTTTGTCTCTGACGTTCATTCCCTCCTTCACATTCACATTGCTCTGTGCTTGTAGTACTCTTGTGGTTTCTTTGTTTGGATTATTAAAAGAGTTTCCTTGTtggtctccccacctcctccttccaGTCTGTTCTTTTTATCTCCAGCAGAGTATACATCCCAAGAACTTTCCTGATCATGTCCCAtccctacttaaaattttttatgaattCCATTTGCCTGCATGTTATAAACCAAAAACCTTAATATGGCATTCAAGGCCATCCTTAACCTGATTCCAACCtatattccattattttctctcACCATTTGCTCCAGCCATATCAGACACTTTGCCTGACACACACAGTACTTTGCTCCCATTTTGCATTGTTCACAATgttcttttaacttaaaatgcttttccttcttcctgttttcagattttcaatGTCCATTTTGCATTGTTTGCTCCCATTTTGCAATGTTCAcagtgttcttttatttatttatttatttaaaaaaaatttttttttcaacatttatttttgggacagagagagacagagcatgaacgggggaggggcagagagagagggagacacagaatcggaaa includes:
- the LOC106968550 gene encoding 60S ribosomal protein L17-like, with translation LTTVHYSLGPENSTQSCKSKSTNLRVHFKNTHETAQAMKGMHIQKATKYLKDVTLQKRCVPFYHYTGGVGRYVQAKQWGWTQGWWPKKNVEFLLHRLKNVESNSELKDLDVDPLAIEQIQVNKATKMWCRTYRAHGQINPYVSSLCHTEIILTEKEQIVPKPEKFSQKKKHFPEETEEIKTTARE